In Pseudomonadota bacterium, the DNA window GTTTATTTCAAAATTGTAACGAAAAGCCCAGGGTGGTGGTCTGAGGTCCTACCTCAAACCCCGGGATATTTCCAAACAAGAATGTAATCATTCAGCTCCTGCTGGTGATCAAACTGCCAACGTCAAATATGCACAAAGTACGGGGATAGGTTAGCTGAAGCATCGGCAGCATTTATTGACTACGGCAGTTAATCTTATAGATTGTTCAGTGAAATCCATCCAGTCGTCATATGGTTGAGTTACTGCATGAGGGGATGCAATCTTCCATACTTTCTAGACACAACAATCCAAACGTCTTTGCTATTGTCATGAGCATTGCAAAAATACTCAAGCTGTCCTTCAACCCATACAACAGAACCTGCAAATAAGTATGTATGAGCATACTCGATGATCAATGGGTCCTCAATAACCACGTGATGCGGTCTGGAAAGGCTTTTGTCTGATTCGGTTACAAGCTCAAAACTCATGATGCGAATGTGGTTAGGCGTGAAATAAACACGTGGATCGTCTGCTATTTTGCCAATCAAATTCACACGATTTAGTAAAAGCATGGTTCTTTCTCCTTCTCTTTAGGGCTTTATTGTCATAAACACTCTTTATAAACGCTATTTATAAACGCCCCGGGGAGCAACTGTTCCCCGGGACTGGCCGTAACGAAAAGCACCACGCACCCCAATGCCATAGCTACATAAATACTCAAGTCCTGGGAGGCCACCGTCTGCGCCGCAGACTTTTGCCACAAGAATACGCGAAATAAGCAAACTTGTGGTACACAGCAGCGCTTTTGGTGGTAAATAGGGACGAGATATAGTATGCTGGCGTCAGCCATTGGTTGATCTCCTATTGTTAGATCGATCATGGTGAGTGGCGCTGTGGGTGGGTCAACACCCGTCGCGTCACGACTTAAGAGATAGGTTAGCGCAAATTTCTTGATGAAGCAACAGTAAATTTAATTTAATTTCTATGTAATTCGTTGGGGAATGTTATGCATGATATGCATAGGTTATCGTTAAACATCACAATTTCAAGCATACAGAATATCAGCCAAAAATCTTATAAAATCAAAAATAGCACGGACAAAAAAGCACCTGATACAACCAGGATTGTTACACAGTATCCCATAATATCGCGTAGATTCAATCCAGCAATGGCTAGCAGGGGCAGAGCCCAAAACGGTTGTAGCATATTAGTCCAAGCATCACCCCACGCAACGGCCATGGCTGTTTGTGGCAGACTTACTCCCAAGTCTTTGGCTGCATCGACCATGATTGGGGCTTGCACCGCCCATTGCCCGCCGCCTGAGGGAACAAATAGGTTGACCAGACCTGCGCTGTAGAAGGCAAGCAAGGGAAAGGTTTCAGGTGTGGCAATTTTTACAAATGCACTCGAGA includes these proteins:
- a CDS encoding single-stranded DNA-binding protein, producing the protein MLLLNRVNLIGKIADDPRVYFTPNHIRIMSFELVTESDKSLSRPHHVVIEDPLIIEYAHTYLFAGSVVWVEGQLEYFCNAHDNSKDVWIVVSRKYGRLHPLMQ